The DNA region GCCACCTGCGGGGGCGGCGCGGCGCACGGCATCGACCAGGGTGGCGAAGACGATCGGCATCAGCACCGCGCTGTAGTCGTAACTGGCGCCCCAGTGCTGCAGGTTGGTCGAGAGCAGTCGCCAGGTCATGGTGGGCGCGCAGAGCAGGATGAGTGGTGAGCGCAGGCCGAGGAAGCCGGTGGTGGTGGCGAGTAGGGGCAGCAGCAGCCACTTCAGCGGCGGCCAGCCGAGCCGCAGGGGTAGGGCCCAGAGCGGGGAGTGCCCGCTGCCGCCGTCGAGCTGCTGCCAGTAGTCGAATCCGCCGCTGGGGTTGAACCCGGCAGCACGACGAGCAGGGTGAGCGTGGTCGCGGCCACGCCGACGGCGGCGAGGGCGAGTCCGGGCAGGGGAGTGCGCTGGTCCTGCCGGGCCTGCCAGGCGATCAGCAGTCCGACGGCGGCCACCGTCAGCCCCAGGTACTCCTTGACCAGGAGCAGGGGCAGGGACCAGAGTGCGGCGGCGAGTGGTCGGCGGCGGCCGAGCACGGTGGCGGCGAAGGCGAGCAGTGGTACGGCGAACGCGATCTCGTGGAAGTCGTCGGCCGCGGCCCGGACGATCCCCCAGGAGGCCTCGGTGGCGCAGCCGACGTTCGAGCGGGCGTCAAAGCCGGTCCGGCGGTGCCGACCGGGCCTTTGGCGTGCTCGTTTCGGGCCGTGGGGCGGGCGGTTTCGGGGGTATGGGGCGGGGGCGGGGTGTGGTGCCCGTTCGCGGCTTGTGGGGCACCCGCC from Kitasatospora cathayae includes:
- a CDS encoding DUF2079 domain-containing protein — translated: MVRAAADDFHEIAFAVPLLAFAATVLGRRRPLAAALWSLPLLLVKEYLGLTVAAVGLLIAWQARQDQRTPLPGLALAAVGVAATTLTLLVVLPGSTPAADSTTGSSSTAAAGTPRSGPYPCGSAGRR